In Zingiber officinale cultivar Zhangliang chromosome 1A, Zo_v1.1, whole genome shotgun sequence, the DNA window gtcttagtaatctaggttgagaatgcccccaagaggagctcataaggattgtcatgttaaaccttccaggtggacttagtctgacataacgatgaggttgagtgtgttagagtgtatactaaaagtctagctttttgtaaacatctattttgaaataaaagaagcaCATTGAtcatatgtctacatttatttactaagtgtagttgttcaattaatttatattgtagataacatggtgaatGGTGTCattcacagaagatcatgttatcagttctttataaattataaacagttgctcacgactaagatggaaaggaacaaatcgttggaatagtcgtagtgtaattaggtattagttcatcttgactaataaattacactagtacactataagtgtattgagtaggatcatttaaggtaagttctttttatactggcttaataaaagaacaagatcttagttattatggaagtgtgtgctcttaattctaatataataacaagcacatatatttagtatttatttttttgacttgtcaaagggtgagatttagctcgataaatcaaaaggctcgataagttgggaaatgatattacttatagcgtgtgttgttgattatagaagaaaactgtgtcctactaatctaggttgataatgtctccaagaggagctcataaggattgtcatgttaaaccctgcaggtgaacttagtccgacatgacgataaggttgagtggtactactctgagACTGaggtattaattaaaatgagttgtcagtaactcaattaattagtggtcatccgacatcttaaacacatggagactaacacactcatcataagaaggagcctaaaatgtaatttgggattgatgcggtagttcaataataattctttagtggtatgaattattattgatgaaattaagttgagtgttcggggcgaatacgggaagcttaatttcatcgggagaccaaaaccaattcctcttctcggtccctatcgtagtctcttatttataaagtattatacccaccttcttacccatcctaatggggtcgatGAAGCaagtttggaacccaagcttgggccgaccaaagAAAAAAGGATGAGCCAAATAGaggggtcggccaatgcttggagcccaagcatggtgtggccgaccctaaataaaataaaatgatttttattttaaaatttttcttatgtggattccatgattttaaaagaaagtttaaaatttaaaaatttccttttatagctttctacaaaagattaagaagagatttgatatctttccttatttgtagattgataggaagattttaattttgataaaacttttattttttgtaaccatgttcatgatttaaaaagagagttttaaaattaaatattttcttttataatttctacaaaatattaagaaaagattgtatatctttccttatttgtagattgaaaggagattttaattttagagataacttttctttttgaaatcatccacatgttttaaaagagagattttaattttaaaaaatttccttttataaccaaccatgaagggataaattattagagaaaattttattaaaaattttttgaaacaaattaggaagttttaattcttgtattaaaacttttcttgtttgaagcttgtaggtggccgaccatgtagataaagaaaaggaaattgatttttaatcaattaaattttccttttcatggcaaaaggaattaaggaagtttttatttaaatttctttatttgtcaattccaaggattataaaagagagggtaggggtgccttcatggcgaacaactctattctatttccctccctctcttccttggtggtggccgaccctatggCTTctagctcttctccttttctcttcctcctttgtggccggcggcatcaacacaagaggagtccttggtggccagttctagctaggagaaggagagaaaggaggctttgtttctagcatcccttggagcttggtggtggtggccggacctctacatctcttggagaattggtggtggtcgaatctagcttggaaaagaaggagcttggaggttctcatctcggaagatcgttgcccacataacgtccgagattagaagaggaatacggtagaagatcaagaggttatttgcttacaaagaaaggtataactagtaattgtcttccgcatcatactaatttttctttgtatgaattccaaacacaagaggcatatgattctagagtttcgaatttgtgattcgagtttgtgtttttttttatttttcgaatttgtaattcgattgttctttttggttaaacctaatgttattttaggaaattaaatattaaatttttataaaatgctttgtcgaggcagtggtggatgattctatacccaagaaggcttagtgtctcgccatgtttgacttgggagccgattttagaaataaatatttaatcaactttgtaacataggtcggactttgatcaatagtgttaagttccgcttgcgatctaagtctaaaccattaagaacagataagttaaatttggaatcaataatgttaagttccatttgcgattccgaatttaatttataaataacacaataggttgttagaaaaggtttgacacttgtacaaatttttatacagtggaaccagtacgatattccaacCAAtagagtggtattactcttggactaagacattaattaaaatgagttgtcagtaactcaattaattagtgggcattcgatatcttaaacacagggagattaattcactcatgataagaaggagcccataatgtaatttgggattggtgcggtagtcaataataactctctagtgaaatgagttgttattgatgaacttgagttgtgtgttcggggcgaacacgggatactcaagctcgtcgggaggccaaaatcaacttctcctctaggtccctgtcgtagcctcattaatacctcatatccacccatgaaaagctcatcttggtgtccaagagggggccgccccaaggcttggtgaccaagccaagggtcgaccACAATCTTCTctaaaggggtcggccataagtTTTACAaaggaggccgaccacataattcaaattatgaggggtgttttgaatttttaaaatcttctctttgtaaatatctacaagttttaaaagagagatttaaattataaaacttttcttatttgaattaggccacatggtttaaaagaaagtttaaaagttttaaaactttcattttttaaccatcctcatggtttttaaaaagggagtttgaaatttgaaacttttcttttttgtcatcatgtaaaaaaaggaaattttaaatgcgaagttttaaattttaaaacttgttttaaaataaaaaaaactttccttttttaaacatccacattaggagattaaaagagagcttgtaaaattttataagagctttccttctttgcttataaattttttacaaaatttttatttccttcctcttagggccggccacccttgcttggtgcccaagcaaggggtcgaccaatcaattaaatcaatcaaagaggagaaaaaggaattaaaaaggaggaaaggacaaacaagagaaagattttaattttttataaaaatctttccttgtataccttgggcaagtattataaaagaaggggaggagagacctcatgagacatcaatgcttattctcttgcttgtccTCCCTCTTGTGGTCGTCCCTCTCCCCTTGCCTTTCCCctttctctcttttatttttttgtggtagtggtggccggattttagagaaggaggaagaaacttttgggtggtgttcatcttggaggatcgtcgcccacacgacgtccaagaggaggcgaggaatacgatagaagatctcaaggttattagcatacaaagaaaaggtacaactagtgcTTATTTttcacatcatgctagtttttctttgtatgaattccaaacacaagaggcatatgattctagagtttcgaatttgtgatttgagtttgtgtttttcttttgtttttcgaatttgtgattcgattgttctttttggttaaacttagagttatataaggaaattaaatattagctttccttaaaaggctttgtctaggctgttgtggatgatcccatacccgagaaagactagtgcctcgccatgcagtcctggaagtcaattttggaaattaatatttaattgaatttataacataggtggatttggatcaataatgttaaacatcgtttgcgatccaaatctaaaccattaagaacagacaagttaaatttagaattaataatgttaagttccgtttgtgattcctaatttaatttctaaagaacacaataggttgtttagaaaaggttcgacaattgcacaaaaattttgtacagtggagccggtacgatcttcctaggactaaccaacaagaaCATGCCTTAAAGCTTTGCTACCAAacctctccctcctcctctcctttgTTTGGAGGTTGATGACGGGCATCAATTGGTGAGGGTGAAAGCTCTAGAGCCGACGGATTGGGAGGATTAAGGGGATCCTTAATCTTCTTTCTTCCTAAAACTTTCTATCCGAATATCATAGGGGAATTTATATACAAGAGTGTGTCAAATCTATCTATCTTAAAGGAAATTTAAAAGATTTAATAACAAACTAAAATTTTTTATACATTAATTTTCATATCAATTTTTTTATGGAAAAAATTAGATTTATATCTCAAATTTATTACATACTATATACGtgtaataaatttttatacataatAAAAATTTGCATGTAAGAGACTTTGAGCATCCACATTACTACCATATATaaagattttatcttaaattttagatagagtagctaattttttttttttcatcagctaccctatctattccctaaatttaaatttgatgaatagttattctctaaatttagaaaataaaacttctaccctaaaaataaaatattataatatttcttttcaatctctctctttttccaCTCATCCTTTCCAATCTCTCTCTTTCCACttatttcataaatataatattaaaaaaataaaagaaagagaagaaaataaaaaaaatgtaaagataatagaaattttaagataattgatgTAATATGTagtgaaaaataattatataaatttaataaagtgaattatttatcctaaattatatatatatatatatatatatatatatatatatatatagataatctcTTGCATTTAAATTTTATACAAATTTATGTCCATAAGTCTTATAAACTTTTTGTACATACCAAATCAAATAGATTACTTTTTTACATATAAATTGTattcatataaattttatatatattaatatttaaacCTATGAATTTTTAATACATATGAATTTTTAAATCTTAGCTAAATCCTTAAACTAGAATTATCCTATATAATCCTATATGAcaattatattaattattaattttttatttatccaTGAAATTAACTACCATCTCTTTTATTTAACAACTTAGATGAGATGTctttttccaaaaatttatacttatgactaataaataaataatatttcaattaaaCATTTCAATCTACTCTGGTTCTAATTATATATGGTGTtaacataaattaatttttttactacACCTTCACTTTCGAATTGCTTgccaatttataaaattttatttatttagaaatttatATCTTATATTTacctttttcaataattttatgCTTAACTATGCAttcttttttattgttattttttttagtaaCGGGTATATCAGTGTTTTATGCATTTAACGGCTGAATATagtattaataattaaaaaaataaattgattttttttaatactcACGAATGTACCCAGTAGAGTTCCCAGTAACATTCATCTATTTTTGTTTCTGGCCGATAATCCCAATTTAATACGCGCGTGACGTCCGCGAGACGAAAGTAAGAGAGGGTAGTAATTGTAGTAGCAGCGTGCACGTGGGACCCAGTTTGGGGGCCGCTTTGTCCTCTCGCCTCCGTTACTGAACAATCGGAGCGAGAGCCCCTGGTCCGACGGAAAAGCAGACAGACAGGGTGGCgtggatttaaaattttaaataatcgcATCATTTctaatacaattttttttttaaaaaaatactaatattACGATAGAATCTTCGAAACCAACCACGACTTCGTGGAGATTCCTGATTCCGTTTCGAAGCCTCTCACTTAAAGTATGTTCATCCATAACGACTTACTCAAATCCATTCATTTACAAATATTGTTTGTTGAGTTTATCTTTCCATATAACTGAATTAACagcataattaatttcaataatAAGTTAAATTATTTATCTAATGTTTATAAAAACGCAAATAAAATGAACAATAATGATTAAAAAGTTAATATgagatttttttaagaaaaacatttaatttatttattgaattaatgatgaataataattattaaaaaggTGGGATAGAACTGGCAGTCCTCTGTCTCGGCTTCCCTTGTCTGTTTCCTTTCCGCCCACTTTCCATCCGCccaagagagaaaaaaaagaaaagggaggaaaggaaaagaaaaagggactCGCAAATAAAAGGCACCCCTGCTGCCTCCTCTTCCGCCTCTTTTATCGCGCTCTCTCTCTTTCCCATTTCTCCTTTCTTTTTTTATTGGAGGAAGCGAGCTGGTGTTTGACTGTTGGACGCTGAGGTGAGCGAGCAAGCGAGCGGCGGAGCAGCATCGCCATCATTCCTTTCGCTGCCCGCAAGCCCCGCACCACCTCCCCCATCCTCCGCCATCGGTCCCTTCCCCTTCCGTCCTTTTTCTACCCGCCGCTCCAAGGGAGGCACAGAGATCTTCCATGGCGAAGTTGTTTGAGGATGCGGAGTTTTGGCTGCCCGCCGAGATCCTTGGCGACGACGAGTTCTTTCTCGGAAATCGCGCCGGAGATGGGAAGCCGGCAGGTTTGCCGGCCGTTAACTTGCGTAGAGAGTTACCTTTTGGGTTCGCGGCGAGTCTGGACTCGCCGGTGGAGTCGGTCACGGACGAGGAGGAGAACTACGTGGCCGGGCTCACGAAGCAGATGGCTCATTACTTTTTGCAAGACGACGACAAGGAGGTCGAGGTCGAAGTCTCTGCTGGAGCGGCGGACAACTCGAGGGTAGGGAAGGCGTTAGCGATTCCTGTTTGTTGTTAGAGGATTTTTTTTTCCGGCTCATTTTTTTTGGAGGTTTGCATGCAGGCTATGTCCGGCTCGCCTCAGTCCACGCTTTGTGCGTGGGCGGCTTCCTCCAACAAGGGAAGCCCGAATGGACCCTCGTTGGTGTCGTCGCCGCCGACGTTGTCCCCGCTAAAGGTGAGGGGGAAGGCGGAGAACCCTCGTGATATGCTTCACGAGGCAGCGGGGCAGGTGATGCGTTTGCGACTCGACGAGCTCGGCCGTCAAGAGAGCTTATATCATCGGGGGATTCTCGGGGCGCATAGGACTTCGCCGACTGCCTCTGCTCCGAAGAAAGTCGACGCCGGGTTTTTGTCCCCGAATCCTGTTCTTAGCCAACAACAGTTACAAGCTGCCCGCGTGAGTACTATCCTCTTCAACTTCCGAGATCTCCAGAAACCGAAAATCATCTGTCCTTCAGATTTCTGAAGCATGCCTAACTTCCTTTCTGTAGTTTTACCACTTGAAGAGGCAACTAGCGATAAAGCAGCAGCTCTCGGCGGCGGCCTGGGTAAAACAGGCCAAACTCAAACCATCCGCCGGCTGCGGACGGTACTGCGAAACTCCCTACTGCCGTCCGTTGGATCTTCCCGCGTCAGCGTGGCCACCGTTGCGAAAACCCCCTCCAGCTCAAACGCATCCGCCACTCGCCTCACCGGGTACCGGCATGCGTGCTGTGTTCCTTCACACCGCAGGAGCCCGAAAGGAGTCCGCCGGCACCGGCGTTTTCCTTCCCCGCACTGCCGTCCATCAGCTCGAACCAAAGAAAAAGACAGGTATACCACCCGCCACCAACAAAATTTGCCAGAATCCTTTGATGGGATTTTGGCAGTGTTCAGTCTGTGTTACTCTTTTGTCTTTTCCCTTACGATTCAATTTGGTTGCCAACTAGGGTTCCCGTCATATCCCTTGTCCCGTGCCTCTAAAATTCAAGCTGTTCTTCCATGGATCATCTTTGTTTTTTTTCGTCCTGCACAGGCTGTTCCACCGTTTTGGTGCCCGACAGGGTAGTACGAGCCTTGAACCTGAACTTTGATGAGTTCGCAGCCCAACCACGCTGCTCTGGAGGATTTGTTCTCAGCCATGGTGATTCTTCCCTACCCTCTGTTTTCGAATATCATCCTTCATTTTTACTCTAAACCTTATGATTTTTTTCATCCCCTAGAAGCTCTCATTGGGCGAAGCAACGTCGTGCCGTCCCATCACAATAAGCCCCACCACAAACTCAGCACGCAACCGCCGACTGGTCTCGCAGCATATCCAGCATCAGCCGCAGCAGTACCAACTGTTCACGAGACGGGACTGCCACAGGAGTGGACATACTGACCGCCTCGGCCCCACTAACATCATACTTACCGCGTCATAGTGGTTGCCTTAGCGATTAGGTTAACTTTCAGTAGAAACAAACGGCAAATGCATCTTTAGTTAGGTATTATTGATCTTGTATTTTTGACAACGCCGGTGGTGGTGTTGGCGGTGGCTGCAGTTTAAACAGGGTACAGTGTGCAATAAAGCCGTTGTCGTGTTGTCTCGGGCGATGGAATTATGGTAGCAAGCAAAAAGTGTCAAAAATAAGAACCCCTCACCAAGCGAGGTTCATCTTATTATCTTCCTTCCTGCTTTGGTATTTGGTTCATCATCCTGTCCGCATCAATTGTGTCCTCTGCTGCAGCTTGATCAATGCGCGCCAGGCGCTGAGCACGAAAACATGGGCTTCGAATAAGGACGACTCGTCGTTTCTAGCAGTCTATCTTAGTCAAGCATGAATTATTTGTTTGTAATCTGTTCTTGCTCCAATGAAATATGTTAtcttttatttactgttaatGATGGTGTTCGAGATTTGCAGTGGGGTTCTTTAATTTTGGGCTGGTAAAAGTGTGTTGCTTGCTCGCGAAGCGAGGCGAGGGCTGTGGCGTAGTGGGTGAACCGTACTTTGGAGGTCTTTAATGCTTTCTGTTTTTTACGTCTCAATCGGCCTTTTCTTCAGTAAGTAGCAAGCCCTACTCTTTTAGCTTTATGCCTACAAAAGCATCGTGGGGGTTTGTGGGCAACACTGCAGTGTTGCTCGAGAAGATGGGGTTATTTGTCTGACGTCCCATTAATGTAGGAATGCCCTATGGTTAAAGACCAACAGGTAGAGTGAAGTGAGGATTGTACTTTGAGTGAATTCATTGGGTGACAGAAGTAGGGATTGCACAATTGACTATTGGAAAAGCTTGAAATTAAATGATGGATTCAAGGATGGTGTCTCTCATGTATCATGGATGTTGGAATGTTTGAATAACGTTATATTCGACTCTTAGTGTGTCTTAATTACAAGGAGCGTCGACAAAGCAATTCCGTGCGATGGAAATGGAAGTGTCTTGCCAAACGTATGAACTTGCCGAAGATAAAACTGTCAATTCGATAAGGAAATTAATAAAAGAGtgacaaaataaaatttcacaCGTTATTGTTTCATTGAGGGTAACACATAAcatacatatattttttttaaaaaatcaataactTCAATAACTAGTACCATATTACAATCGTTATCCTATAATTTCTCCTCTACTAATATCAACAATATATTACAATCATTATCTTATTATTTCTTCTTCATTAactcaattattaattaaaacaTATCCACTCATCAATCCACTAACACACTAATTTATCaataatctttcttttaaactgaTATTTCAAATATAATAATCAGCTTAAAAAATGTTAAACTTTTAAATTCTATGTAAAAACATCAAGTAATTTTTTGAGCTTTTAAAGTATAGAAAATTTGAAAGACTTGATTAGGATCAGTGATCCTAATTTCTACAATAAACAaatatagaaaatttgaaatgctTAGATAGGATATTAATAATTTGATATTCATTTCTATAGTAAACAAGATTAATGAATTCATCGTTTGTGAGATTTCTCAAGAAATGATATATCATATTTATGTGTTTACTTCGACCATGTAACACTGTATTTTTAGAAGTTTTTATTGTCgaattattatcacaataaaactGAATAGGTCTATCGTCTTTGAAATATAATTctgtaaaaatcttttttaacgAAATACATTTACAAGAATAAGATATTGCAACAACAAACTTAGCTTCCGTGGATGATAATATAACAATTGATTATTTTTTCGAAGATTATGAAATAGCTCCTATCTCTAACACGAAAATGTCAATAAATGTACTTTTTGATCATCTAGATCTCCTATATAATCAGTATATGTAAAATCAAACATATTTgactcttttctttcttgtaaaATAACACAAACTCTTTAGTACTTTGCAAGTACCAAAAAATTCTCTTTGCAGCTAAGAGATGCATTTCTATAACACAATCCATGTATCTAC includes these proteins:
- the LOC122015465 gene encoding uncharacterized protein LOC122015465 isoform X1, which gives rise to MAKLFEDAEFWLPAEILGDDEFFLGNRAGDGKPAGLPAVNLRRELPFGFAASLDSPVESVTDEEENYVAGLTKQMAHYFLQDDDKEVEVEVSAGAADNSRAMSGSPQSTLCAWAASSNKGSPNGPSLVSSPPTLSPLKVRGKAENPRDMLHEAAGQVMRLRLDELGRQESLYHRGILGAHRTSPTASAPKKVDAGFLSPNPVLSQQQLQAARFYHLKRQLAIKQQLSAAAWVKQAKLKPSAGCGRYCETPYCRPLDLPASAWPPLRKPPPAQTHPPLASPGTGMRAVFLHTAGARKESAGTGVFLPRTAVHQLEPKKKTGCSTVLVPDRVVRALNLNFDEFAAQPRCSGGFVLSHEALIGRSNVVPSHHNKPHHKLSTQPPTGLAAYPASAAAVPTVHETGLPQEWTY
- the LOC122015465 gene encoding uncharacterized protein LOC122015465 isoform X2, which produces MAKLFEDAEFWLPAEILGDDEFFLGNRAGDGKPAGLPAVNLRRELPFGFAASLDSPVESVTDEEENYVAGLTKQMAHYFLQDDDKEVEVEVSAGAADNSRAMSGSPQSTLCAWAASSNKGSPNGPSLVSSPPTLSPLKVRGKAENPRDMLHEAAGQVMRLRLDELGRQESLYHRGILGAHRTSPTASAPKKVDAGFLSPNPVLSQQQLQAARFYHLKRQLAIKQQLSAAAWVKQAKLKPSAGCGRYCETPYCRPLDLPASAWPPLRKPPPAQTHPPLASPGTGMRAVFLHTAGARKESAGTGVFLPRTAVHQLEPKKKTGCSTVLVPDRVVRALNLNFDEFAAQPRCSGGFVLSHALIGRSNVVPSHHNKPHHKLSTQPPTGLAAYPASAAAVPTVHETGLPQEWTY